Genomic segment of Thermodesulfobium sp. 4217-1:
ATGGTTTCTCCTTTGTCGACAAGGGCGGCAAAACTGCCCTTTTTGGGTCCAAGTTCACCCATCTCTTTACCAAAGAGCCTTGACTTAGCACATCCAAAGGTTGGTTTCTTTAGAATATAACCAATATGGCATGCAAGGCCAGCCCTTCTTGGATGGGCTATCCCCTGGCCGTCAACCATTATCACATCAAAATCTATCGTAATATCTCTCAACGCAGCAAATAAGGGCTTGACTTCTCTAAAAGCAAGAAAACCTGAAATATATGGAAACCTTACGGCGCATCTTGAAATGCTTGTTTGAAGAATGGCATTTTCTTTAAGATCAAAAACTACAGCGCTTGCTTTGGCAAAGTTGTTTTTATAGGAGACGTCTAAAGCAAGAATTTTTAGATCGTCTGAAACATCAAAGCTACAGAAATCTAATTTATTCCTTAAATCGTTTTGAAATTGCTTTGCCTCAGGAATCGACATAAGCTCAAGCTTGATCGCTTCCTGATAGAAAAAATTATAATCTACCATTATCTACTATGTAAATGTCAAAGCCTTATCTTAAGATCTATTGACTTTGGGCTTCCATCAATATCGTGCAAAGTACCTATCAAGGCCAGGTTAACTTCCTTCATAATCTTCTCAACAAATGCCCCTAATTCAATCTCTTTGCCGTTCACCCAGAGGGCACATTCCACGTGTCTAAATTTGATAAACTTTTCTTCTATGAAATCAGCAATTGGATTCGGATCGTCAATTGGAAATTGAGGAATAGACTCAGAAATAAAGTCGTCTGTTACAAGCGCCACAATTTCATCTGGCTTACACAGCGGCTCCATTCCTTTCCTCCTAACCTCAATCCTCTTCTTCCCCTCTCTCTTATATCCCTCAGTAAACAATATATCTACTCCCTCAAAAAATTTTGCAACCTCTTCAAGGGAGAGCTCTTTTGTAACTTTTTGTATAATAGCCATCTTTTCAGAATGAGAAATCCCGACTGACCAGGCCCCTGCCTTTGCCATCTTCCAAGTATCCTTGCCCTCTTTGTCCATCTCAAAACCATGAACATCGTGTTTTAGAACTCCTACCTTATAGCCTCTTT
This window contains:
- a CDS encoding endonuclease V, which encodes MVDYNFFYQEAIKLELMSIPEAKQFQNDLRNKLDFCSFDVSDDLKILALDVSYKNNFAKASAVVFDLKENAILQTSISRCAVRFPYISGFLAFREVKPLFAALRDITIDFDVIMVDGQGIAHPRRAGLACHIGYILKKPTFGCAKSRLFGKEMGELGPKKGSFAALVDKGET
- the mobB gene encoding molybdopterin-guanine dinucleotide biosynthesis protein B, whose translation is MLFEILSFVGKSDSGKTTFLEKLVAELSKRGYKVGVLKHDVHGFEMDKEGKDTWKMAKAGAWSVGISHSEKMAIIQKVTKELSLEEVAKFFEGVDILFTEGYKREGKKRIEVRRKGMEPLCKPDEIVALVTDDFISESIPQFPIDDPNPIADFIEEKFIKFRHVECALWVNGKEIELGAFVEKIMKEVNLALIGTLHDIDGSPKSIDLKIRL